In Acidisarcina polymorpha, the DNA window GCTGAGGGAATTCCCGGGGTAACTTGCGCCGGAGTAAAGACACAGGTCACCGAGGCATAAGGAACTCCAGAACAGGATAGGGAAACCGCCTGGGCGAAGCCGTTCTCTGGCGTTGCCGTGATGACTGTACTTACCGGAACTCCGGCTGGCGTTTTTAAAGAAGACGCGCTCGCGCTGAGGGTAAATCCCGGAACTCCGGAAGCCAGGGAATTGACTGTTGAAGGCGCGGAGCTTGACGCCGAATGACTGTCATCGCCTTCATACACGGCGGTGATCTTCTGTTCGCCCAAGGGCAGAGCGTCGACTGAATAAGTAGCTTTGCCCTCGCTGTCGAGAACCGCCGAGCCGAGTGACCGGTCGCCATCCATGAAACTGACGCTTCCGCTCGGTAGCGGGGCGCCGTCGGCGCCGGCCGCGGCTTGCACGCTAAAGGTCGCCTGGGTGCGGCTTGCTCCCTCGAGAGTCGAGACACTCAACTCGATACGGGATGGTGTTTTCTCCGTCTTCGCTGTCTGGCCCACGGCGACCAGTGGCAGGATGACAGATAACCAACAGAATCCGGTCATCAACTTGATAACGGCGGACATCCGGGGAAATGCCCGGCCTGATGGAAGTCCAACTTCCGATTGCAAACGACTGACGATTCCTGCCTGGTACTTGCAAAGTTCTAAGCTGCTCGACTTCAAATCCATCCCTCAACCTGGAGCACACGCCACTCTCGTCCAAGGACCTTTCGATCCTCAAAGCTGGTGACTCAAACTGTATTGTATCTGCGTCAGGCGCAAACGCACCGCACCTCTGACCGGGAAAGCTGTTGGGGCAGACGATCGGAGCAGTGGTCAGCCGCCTATCGAGCGGTTACCGCAGTAACTCTGTCGCTAATGCCCTCGACATATACACTTCTTGTAGCCGCTCGGTTCACATCCCTTAGAGAGAATCCAGAGTGACGGCGGTGCTCCGCAAGCAGCCTTGACTTCAACCGCTTTCCAACCAACCGCTTTCCAATGGAGAGCGTGTCCCGGGATTTTGATCCTGGTGTTTCCGACAACACAGCAGTTTTGAGGAGATCCTTTGCGCTTTCTATCCGCGTCCGCACAAAGAAGTGTCTTTTGCCAGCTAGCTTTGCCGTTGCTTGTCTTAACGCCGGCCTCGATCGCTCTTGCCCAGCTGCCTGGCGGGATGCATGCCATGGCCGCTCCCGCTCTCGCTCAGGAATCTTACTCCAGCTTCGCTTCCGCGACACCGGCGGCGGACCCGGCCGACTCGGTCTGCGCGCGCCAGCCGGTTGGATCTGTCATTTCGTCGCCGAGCCAGTTGACCAGCACCAATGGTGTTCTGGAGACGACCTTCTCCTTTAAAAGGGTGGTCGATCAGGCTGGACTGACGCGCTATTGCTACATCTCGAACACCGGCGTCCAGGCCCCTACGTTGCGAGTGAACCCGGGCGATCAGCTCATCATTCACTTCGTGAATGACATCCCCGCCAGCGCAGCGGTCAAGGCCCAGGCCATGCCCGGCATGGTGATGAAGGGTGATGCGGCAGCCGCGGCCAGTAGTGATTGCAGCGCCACGTCGGTCGGCGCCACCTCGACCAACATGCATTTTCACGGCTTGAACGTATCACCGGCATGTCACCAGGATGAGGTCATCCACACCATCATTCAGCCAGGAGCCAGCTTCGACTACACCGTCCAGATTCCCGCGAATGAGCCTTCCGGGATGTACTGGTACCACCCTCATCCGCACGGATTCAGCCAGAGCCAGGTGCTGGGGGGCGCGACCGGGATAATCATCGTTGAGGGAATCCAGAACTTCAATTCCGCGGTGGCCGGCCTGCCGGAACGCATCCTGGTGATTCGCGATCAGGCGCTTACCTCCGCCGAACAGAAGATCTCCGGCGCCCAGCCGGGTGATGACCTCTCGCTCAACTACGTGCCCGTCAACTATCCCAAGTACACGCCCGGTGTCATTCAGACTCCGCCAGCTACCAAGGAATTCTGGAGAGTTGCGAATACTTCGGCTAATTCGCTCATTAATCTTGAAGTCAACATCGGCGCCACGCATCCCACCCTGCAGATTGTCGCCACCGACGGCGTGCCGGTGACTGACGGCAGCGGGAACCCAACCACTCTTTCGGCCCAGAATGTCGTGCTGCCGCCCGGCGCCCGGGTCGAGTTCATCTTAGTCACTCCCAACGCCGGACAGGGCGCCCAGTTGATTGCGCAAACGTGGAACAACGGTCCTCAAGGCGATGCCGACCCGGGCCGGCCGCTGGCCAATATCGTGGCCAGCGCTTCGACCAGCGATGGCGGCCTTCCTCGAACCTCCGGCACACCGGTCACCATCCCGGCCGTTAACCATTCGCTGCCGCCTTTGCGCTTCAAGGCGTTAGATTCGGCCGCGGCGACAGTGCAGCGCAACCTCTACTTCTCGATCAAATCCGATTTCAGCCAGTTCTATATCACCGTCGCCGGTCAGACACCTGCGCCCTTCAGCATGGATGGACCGCCCAACATCACCGTCCACGCGGGCACCGTCGAGCAGTGGACGATCAGCAATCATTCACTGATGGATCACGCCTTCCACATCCATCAGATCCACTTCCGCACCCTCGCCATCAATGGGAGCCCGGTCACCGACTATACCGAGCGCGACACCATCAACGTGCCCCACTGGAGCGGTTCGGGCGCCTACCCAAGCGTGACCCTGCTGATGGACTTTTCTGATCCTGATATCGTCGGCACCTTCGTCTATCACTGCCACATCCTCTCGCACGAAGATCTCGGCATGATGGGCTCGATTCAGGTGCTGCCCTCCACCTCGCCTGCGCCGACGCTTACCAGCATCAGCCGTAAATACGGGGCCTACGGCGCAGTCGTCACCGTCAACGGGACGAATCTCGGCGCCACTCAGGGCAACAGCACGCTCACCTTCAACGGCGTTCCGGCTTCGTCAACGTCCTTCTACACCATGACCTGGTCGAACACCAGCATCACCACCACGGTCCCCGCGCGGGCCACCACCGGCGATGTCGTCGTGACCGTCGCCGGCAATACCAGCAACGGCTTCGGCTTCGTCGTCTACCCCGACCCGGTGATCACCAGGATCTCGCCCACCAGCGGCCCCGCGGGAACTGTCGTCACCGTAACCGGCACCGCCCTCATGGATCCTCAGGGACAAGGTTTGGTGACCCTCAACAACGTCACCGTGCCGTTTACGGGGACGCAGTCGAACACCGCGCTGAGGGTCATCATTCCCAAGGGGGCGACCAGTGGGGAACTGCGCGTTCACGCCTCGGGAGCGGGCGACAGCAACGCCGCTTCTACCTTTACGGTGAACTAAACTACCTATCAACTAAACCGCTAGACAACAGAAATGCCGCGGAGAATCTCCGCGGCATTTGTTGTCTAGCTTCCAAAACTCTCTCAGATCCGCATCGGCATGATGATGTAACGGTAGCGGTATTCATCATCGGCATCCTCGGGACGAACCTGCCCCGCAGACTGCGCGTCTTTGAATTCGAGCCGCACTTCGCCGGCATTCCCGACCGCTCTCAAGAAGTCGATCAGGTAGGAAGAATTGAAGCCGACTACAATCGCATCGAAGTTGTAGGGCGTCTCGATGGTGTCTTCAGATTCGCCCGAGTCGGTCGAGGAGGAGGATATTTTTAGCTCATTCTGCTCCAACCGCATCTTCACCGCGCCCGAACGTTCGTCCGCAAACTGCGCAACCCGCTGGATCGAAGCCATTAAATCTTCGCTGCGCACCACCACGAATTTGTTATTGTCCCGTGGCAACACCGCTTCGTAGTTAGGGAACTGGCCAGTCAGCTTGCGCGAAGTCAGTGTCCGATGCCCAACTTTGAAGAACAAGGTATGGTCGTCATCCGAGAAATCGACGAACTCGGCATCGCTGTTCGAGAGCAGCGATTGCAGCTCCGATAAAGCTTTGCGCGGAATCAGCGTCCGCTTCTCGCCGCTGATATTCGCCAGCGACTCGCCCGTCTTCTCCACATGCGCCAGCCGGTGGCCATCCGTCGCCACCATCGCCAGGCTCTCCGCCTTCAGGATCAGCAGCGCTCCGTTGAGCGTGTAGCGCGACTCTTCGTTCGAAATCGCAAAGATCGTCTTGCCGATCATGTTCTTAAGCGATGCCGAGGGAATCTTGGTGACGCCTGCCTCAGGAAAGGCTGGAACCTGGGGAAAATTCGCGCGCGCCATACCGACCATCTTGGTGTTCGATCGTCCCGAGCGGATCTGTACCCAGTGGTTGTCCATCAGCTTGATCGAGATGTCGCCATCGCCGAGCAGCTTGATGTAGTCGTAGAGTTTGCGCGCAGGAATCGTGCACGCGCCTGGCTTCTTGACCTTTGCCGCACAGGAAGTCTTGATGCTCTGGTCGAGGTCGGTGGCGGTAATCGTCAGCCGGTCGTCAGCGGCTTCGATAAGGAAATTCGACAGGATGGGTATGGTCGTTTTCCGCTCCACCACACTTTGGGTCGCGGTCAGTTCGCGCAGCAACTCAGCGCGACTGACGCTGATCTCCATGGCTCCGCTAGCCACCAGCGGCTTCTCCTGCTCCAACTCTAAGCCCGGCATAGTGCATCGCCCCCTCTTGTCGGTTTGCCACACTCTACACCACTACAGCCGAAAAGGCACACTGGTGTTTATGGCAGACTGCTACTGCCCTCATTCTAGTGAGAATTTTGATGGCCGGCCCTGCGGAAAACTGGTCATTCCGGTGGAAGTCAAGGTCAGAACAGGAAATGAGTTTTCCTGGATCGGGATGGATGGAAGCGCCGTTCTCTATGCCGGCGGCAGTCACCGTCTCCGTCCCAAGAACGACTGCTTTTAAGACTGTTCTTAAAGTCTTATTGAAACCAGTAGCAGTAATAGTTAGCCGTGGATAAGTGGAAACCGAGCCCAAAACCCATGCCACGGCGCTGCTAGTCTATGGCCCGGATTTAGAAATCCTGTCCTCTCAAAAAGCACAATCAGGAAAGTCGGGGCCGGTCTCTCACGGAACCGCCGAGTTTCCCAAGTTCTGCACAGTCTCTCCAAAGAGCCTGGTGTGGAAACCATGCGGTGGAAGTGGAAAGCATGGTCCCGCACACTGGGGATGCGCCAGTGCGCGCGCCCCGCCTTGCACAGAAGACGCATTTTCCTAAGTTTCCTCAACGCTCGGGATGACTCGTGAGACAACAGTTAGGAGAGAGGTTTGAGTCGAGATGCCGGCCACCGCCAAAAGTGAAGCGAAGCCGCAAACTCGGCTGGCCCTGCTGCGGGAGCTTGAAGCGGTCGCCGATGAGCGCAAAGCACAGAGTCATGCCTGGTTTTTCAAAACCGGCAAGGGGGAGTACGGGGAAGGCGACATCTTTCTCGGTATCACCGTTCCCATCGCGCGAAAAATAGCCCTCCGCTATACTCACCTGCCGCTCGCGGAGATAGAGAAGCTGCTCGCCTCGCCTATTCACGAACATCGCTTCGCCGCGCTCGAGATCCTGGTTGTGCAATACGAACGAGGCGACGAGATGCTACGCCAGCAGATTTATGATTTTTACCTGCAGAATACGCGCCGGGCGAACAACTGGGACCTGGTCGACACCTCCGCCCCATACATCGTCGGCGAGCACCTCAGGACGCGGCCGCGGGCCGTTCTCGATCGGCTGGCAGCCTCGTCCATGCTGTGGGAGAGGCGGATCGCCATGGTCGCGACCCTTGGTCTGGTGCGCCACGGAGAAATCAAAGACAGCTTCCGCATCGCCAAGCGGCTCTTCAACGACAAAGAGCCGCTCATTCACAAGGCTACGGGATGGATCCTTCGCGAAGCCGGAAAGGTCTCGCGAGAAGAGCTGATCCAATTTCTCGAAAAGTATGCGGCGAAGATGCCGCGGACGACCTTGCGGTATGCGATTGAGCGGTTTTCGCCGGAGGAGCGGAAGCAGTGGCTGAAGCGCTAGCGTCCCCAGCTCGCACTGCGAAGCAACACTTGCAGGCAGCGCCGTTGTTGACCGGGCCGCGCGTTTGCTTGTTGAGATCTTTGGCTCGAGGGACGCCATCTGCTTTCAAAGACGACGACGGGCCCCGTCCCAGGCGGCCAGCTGCCACTGCACCGAATCCAGTGCGGACGCAATGGCCGTCAGATCGGGAGCGATGAATTCCGGAATCAGTTGTCGAACGCCGGTGACGCTGCCGGACATGAGCCCTTTACCAAGCTCACAGCTGACACGGTGGTTCGCAGGCAGCCTTATTAAGCAGCTTTGACGAGCAACGCCTTGACCCGCGCATTCAGCCGGCTCTTGTACCGCGACGCGGTGTTGTCATGCAGAATGCCCTTCTGCACGCTCTTGTCGAGCGCCGAGGTGGTCAGCCGCAGCTGCTCCTGCGCGGCGGTGTGGTCGCCCTTCGCGATCGCCTCGCGCAAGCTGCGCAGGCTGCCACGGACGCGGCTCCGGTTGGCACGGTTCACGGCTGTTTTCTTTTCGGTCTGACGGGCGCGCTTGAGCGAAGATACATGGTTCGCCATCTTGATAAATCCTTATCTAACCCGGTAAAGGGTGCTGGAAATGGAATGCGCGCAGATAGACATCTTCTTTCATGCCGCGCAAACCTTAAGTTTATTGGAATTTGGGGTCGTGGTCAATCCAGGATGGCGCTCTCTCAAGGTGCTAGTTCATAAGAGTAGGCGAACTCGCTGTTCTCCCTTAGGTGTGCAGAAGGAACTAACTTCATGCGGCGGGTTGATGAAGCCTGAAATCTATCTTTCCGATACACTTGACTTTCCGCTTCCTATTCACACACTGATATCGGATCGAGGCCAATGTTCATGCTGTTGACGAGGCGCGTTGTATCTGCTGTAACTGTGTCGTTTCTTGCGGCGGCTGCTTTTGCCCAGACTGCCTCGCCTTCGTCGCCTAAAGATATGGTGATTTCGAACGCGACAGTGATGACTGTGACCCACGGTACCCTCGAACATGCCAGCGTGTGGATCCATGACGGCAAGATCGCCGGAGTCGGCGCCAGCGTTGCCGCTCCAGCCGACGCCGTCAAAGTCGATGCGAGCGGCAAATTTCTGACCCCGGGAATTATCGATCCGCACTCCCACTCCGCGCTCGATAGCGATGTCAACGAGGCCACCAGCCCGGTCACGCCCAGCATGATGATGATCGATGCATTCGATAACCGGGACAAGGCCCTCTACCAGGCCCTGGCTGGCGGCGTCACTACAGAGCTGCTCCTGCATGGATCGGCAAACATGATCGGCGGGCAGGCGGTGGTTATCAAGAACAAGTTTGGGCTCTCCCGCGATGCCATGATTTTTCCCAACGCACCGCGCTCTATCAAATTTGCCAGCGGCGAAAATCCCAAGCGGGTTTACGGCAGCCGTAACCAGCTACCATCGACGCGCATGGGGAACTTTGAGGTGATGCGCCAGTCCTTTGAAGACGCCAAGGCCTACATGGCCAAATGGGACGCTTACAACGCGAAGGTTGCCAAGGGGGACAAGGAAGCCGAGAAGCCTGGTGTTGATCTCAAGCTCGAGGCCCTGGCCGATGTCTTGCGCGGTAAGCTCTATGTCCAGATTCATTGCTACCGCGCCGACGAATTCCTCACTGAAGAGGCGATCGCCAAGCAGTATGGTTACAAGATTCGCGCCTTTCACCATGCTTTAGAAATGTACAAGGTCGCCCCGACGATCGCGGCGGACGGCACCGCTATCGCCACCTTCGCGGATTGGTGGGGATACAAGGACGAAGCCTGGGACGCGATTCCGTGGAATGCCGTGATGTCGATGCGGCAAGGTGTGCGGGTGGCTCTGAAGAGCGACTCGAACGACTACATTCGCCGGCTCAACCAGGAGGCCGGCAAGATGGTCCGGTACGGCGGGGCGACGGAGGAAGAAGCGCTCAAGATGGTCACACTCAATGCGGCGTGGATCATCGGTGTCGACGACCGCGTGGGCTCGATTGATGTCGGAAAAGACGCCGACCTTGTGGTCTGGAACATGGATCCGCTCTCCATTTATGCACGCACCGAGAAGGTCTACATCGATGGCGATCTGTTTTTCGACAGCAGCCTGCCCGGCTTCGGCACCACTCATTTCAATGGGGTGATGCACGACTCCGGCGGCTTCGGCGGCGACGATGAGGATGAGGTCTCGAGCAGCAAACAAGGCAATTGATGCAGTTGATGGAGAGGAGAGGTCATGAAGGGATACATCGTCTTCAACAAGGAAAAGACGCTGGACGCCGCCGAGATGGCAGCCTATACGGACAAGGTCGCCTCGACCTTCGTAGGCCATGACATTAAGGTGCTTGCCGCCTACGGCAAACACGAGGTGCTTGAGGGCGAGCCGACTGAAGGCGTGGTGATTGCGGAATTTCCAACCGTCGAGGCGGCGAAGGCCTGGTACGAGAGTCAGGAGTACCGCGAGGTCCGCAAGCATCGGCACAATGGCGCAATCTATCGTGCCATCCTGGTCGAAGGGGTTTGATTTCGAGTTGTCTTCCTAGAATGAAGGGGCTGGTAACTTCGCCGAAAGGGTTTTGAAATGGCGTTTCACGACAACTTCGTTCCTGGCTATTTTGGCGCAAAGCTAGCGGGAATGGGTATTGCGTTCTCTGCACTCGTCGCTTTCGGGCAAGCGGTCGCGCCCACCGACCTCGGCACTCCCGCTCCTATCGTTGCCATCACTGGCGGCAAACTTCTTACGATCAGCCATGGCGTCATCGAAAACGGGACTGTCGTTCTCTCCGGCGGAAAGATCGCTGCTGTCGGCGCCGCTTCAACGGTGAGCATTCCTTCCGGCGCACAGATTGTCGATGCTAAGGGGATGACGGTCTATCCCGGATTGATCGACTCCGAAACGAATCTTGGCCTGTCTGAAATCGAAGCCGACGAGGCCAGCAACGATCTGGTCGAGACCAGCGAAGAGATCTTCCCAAACATGCATGTCTCCGACGCCTTTCATGCCGAGACCGAGCGCATCCCTGTCGACCGGATCAACGGCATCACGAACGCCATCGTCGCTCCCGCTTCAGACGATACGCTTCCTGGCCAGGACATCTTCATTCAGCTAGCGGGTCGTGATCGCGATCAGATGATACTCGCCAAGGATGTCGCGCTTGCCATGAATTTTTCCGGCGAGCAGCGCCGCCGCGGCAAGGATCGCAAATTCCCCAGCACCCGCATGGGTCTGGCCACACAGCTCCGGCAGACGTTCATCGACGCCCAGGCCTACGCCGCCAGTAAGAGTGAATATCAGGCCAAGCTCGAGAAATGGCAAAAAGGCGAGAAGAAGGACTACGCGCCCACACCGCCCAAGATGGACCTCAAGTCGGAAGCGCTGCTTCCTTATCTACGCGGCGAACGACCGGTCGTCCTCGGCGCGTATGAAAGCTACGAAATTGAAGTTGCGATGCAGATCGCACAAGAGTTCCACCTGAAGGTCGTTCTCAATCACGTTACGCATGGGCAGGAGATTCTCGACAAAATAGCAGCCTATAAGGTGCCGGTGATCGTCGGACCGATCTACGACTTCCCCTCCGCCAACGAACGCTACGACTCCGTCTACACGCTGCCTGCCGAATTGTACAAACGGGGCGTGAAGATCGCCTTCTCCTCCGCGGGCAGCGCGAACAGCGGGAGCCCGGGCGGCTTCGAACGCAACCTTCCCTACGCGGCCGGCTATGCTGTCGCCTACGGCTTGCCCTACGACGAAGCGCTGAAGGCCATTACGTTAAATCCAGCCGAAATCTGGGGCGTCGCCGACAAGCTCGGCTCGCTCGATGTGGGCAAGACGGCCAACATTGTGATCGCCAACGGAGACCCGCTCGACGTCCGCACCGATGTCAAGCAAATCTATATCGAGGGCCATGCGATTCCGATGCAGTCGCGACAGACCAAGCTAAGGGACGAATACAGTAAGTAGCAGCCCTGCCCAAGCGACGAGAACTCTACGAGTGACCGGCCAGCGCCTTTCGCTCGATGCTGGCCGCGAAAAGAGGCGTCTCGCGGCGGTTGTGATCTCCACCATCGCGCTGCCTGCCTGCGGCTGCTTCCTCAAAGCTTATCTTGTGGCTGGCGATGAACTCCATGAATTCCGCTGTCGGGTGTGCCTGCACGCTGTTCGTATATTCGCAGGTGAGGTCATCGATACGCTTAGCGCTGAGGGTCCAGATCACCTGCACACGTGTACGGCCGTTGGGAGTGAAGGCATCGGAGACAGAGACCATGCGGCACAGCGCCGGTGTCGCCACCTCCGCCACATAGTGCTGGATCATCAGAGTCTTCCCAATCATCTCGACGTTGATCGACATGGGGGTGCCGTCGTCAGTTGATGTGGTGCCGCAGGAGATGTGATCGGGCGGGCAGCAGCGTTGGTACTCCGCCTCGGGCAATTTGAATAGCCATGCGGCGATGTCGATCTTCTCGATTGGCGCTTGGATGATATGGCTGTATGCGGAGTTGGATAACTCCCTATCACTCAGAATGGTGTCACTCATGGCGGTTCCCTCTTATCGCGGCTGTTTAGCAGGCCGACCAGGTTTTTTGCAATGGCAATGAACGATTCGTCGTTTGCCATGGTAAGACGCTTGAATGCTCGGTTTTGTTGGCCTTCGGACGCCGCCTTTACTTGCCTGACTTGTGCAATGCACAGGTTCGGCAGGACAAGGCGGGGCTTGCCCGGCAATCGTCAACGTCTTCCGCCGGAGATTACAATTGCAGGCGATACTCGAAAAGGACCGAATCCATGGGTGCCAAGCTGTTGAATGAGAAACACTCCTCTCGCGAGACGTTTCTCGATGGAATCGCTTCAGTTTTTAGCGTCCTCGCAGTAGGACTATTCGCCCTTACCTTTATCTTTCAGAATTTCATGATCCCATCATCGTCCATGGCAAGTACGCTGCTCGCCGGCGACCATGTAGTTGTCGAACGCGAGGCCTTGGCTCCGCCTTCCACCTGGGCCAGCTTCTTGCCCTATCGCGAGGTCCGCCGTGGAGATGTCGTGGTCTTTTACAAACCTACGGAAGAGACGAATGGCGAACATATCTTCTTAGTGAAACGTGTCATTGGAGTTCCTGGCGACCGCCTTCATCTCCGAAATGGCACCGTTTACCTGAACGGAGTTGCCCAGACAGAGCCTCAAGCTGCCAAGCCGACTTTTGCCAACTACGATCCCTACATCAACGACTTCCCCGCGGTCGCTCCTTCAACCGAGCCAGGAGTCACAGCCGTCTGGTCGCTGATGCTGCCCACATACATTGAAGATGGTGATGTGGTTGTCCCTCCGGGAAAGTATTTTGTCATGGGGGACAATCGGACGAAGAGCATGGACAGCCGCTACTGGGGGTTTGTCCCGCGAGAGAACATCATCGGGCATCCACTTTTCGTCTACTGGTCGATTGTTATTCCGGAATCTGGAACGGAAGAAGTGCCGCTCTCGCAGCGAGCAGGAGCGAGTCTTCATGAGTTAATTCACTTCTTCGATGAGACTCGGTGGACCCGAACGTTCCACGTAATCAAGTGAGGTGCGGATTCCTTATCAGGGGGGCGGCAAGAGTAAGATTGCCCTGGTGCGCTCTGTCAGGGCGGCTAACTCATTGGCCTCCAATGACTTGCTGGTGGCGCTAGCTTCTTAGCTGTGCTGAATCGGGCGTAATTGTATAGCGCTTCTGGATCTATCCCTTCGATCTTCCGGACAATCCTTGTTTTCTTGTGTTAAAAATTGTTGGTGGTAATTTCCCGGGTGTGTTGAGAATTTCGAGAGGCTGTCGATCTTCTCGCTCCTGCGGTATCATTCGCGGGCAGAATTTTTCTCACTAGGGGTTGTTCCCTGTAAGACTCTTATCTGAATTCTTTGTAGAGTGAATGCACTCGAAGGATGTGACTTTGACCTTAGTGAATCGGGCTTGTCCGAAATGCAGCTTCGCCGAGCCTAGCAGATTACCCCGGGAAAGCTGGATTGCGCGCCGGATCATGCCCCATTTTGGATGCTACCCCTGGGAGTGTCCACTTTGCAGGGTGAAGTTCTATCGCAGAAACCGTTTGGAATCGGGACAAAGGCTTACACCAAGCGGCGTGAGCTATCGTTCCAGCGGATTGAGCTAATCACCCGAATCACCGGCCTGCGCGGAGTCGGCAAGTAGATCCCGGACAACCCAACGGTACGACGCTGAGTCTCGCAGTCAGTACGACGAGTGTAGCCCAGAAAACGTCTGCGCCCAGCAGATGCAGGATTTGCATCCACGTCGGTGCCCGAAGCAGCACATCGAGCCCGCCCAAGGCGAATTGAAAGAGCAGCAAGCCGATGACCGTGTTGGCAAGTTGCCGATTTGTAGCCGAGCCTCGGGCGCTGCTTGCCCAGATAAGTCCCAGGACAAAGATGCCGGCCAGCAGGCTGGCGGCAGGATGCATCCAGCGTAGGCGCAGGATCCAGGGGCTGGACTGCGCAAAGTCCTGAGCGAATGTGGCATTCGGGAAGAGCGTATCGCCGAGCGCAGCCAGCGAGCCGGTCACACCCACGGCAATCGTGGATCCCAGACCGATGAGGGTCAAGCCAAAGTAGCGATATTCCACGCTACCGTCCATGAATCCGGAGTCGCGGCTGAGGAAATGGGCGGTCAGCGTCAGCGCGCCGAGCAGCAGGAGGGTGTTCGCCAGGTGAATCGGGAGCACGATGAACCGGCCGAGCGACTGGTTGTTGACCACGTACCCGAGCTTGACGAGCAAGGCTCCCAGAAAGGCCTCGTTGAGCAAGAGCAAGGTTGAGGCAACGGCAGTAATACGGGCCAGATGCCGACCCTTGGTCGCACGAAAAGTCCAGATCAAAAGAGCGAGGATCGTAAATGTCGCCCCTCCGGTCATCGCCCGATGGGTAAATTCAATCATCGTCGCGATGCGCGGCGAGGTGGGGAAGACTTCTCCATTGCAGAGCGGCCAGTGGTTGCCGCAACCCGCTCCGGAGCCGGTGGCGCGGACAATGGCGCCCCACAGGACTACAGTGATGTTCCACCCGAGTACGAACCAGGCATATTTCCGTAGCGAAGGAGCAATCCCGTCAGAAATTGGAGCCGCCAGCGGTTCCAGGAACCGGGGCGCGGGGACGGATTGACTTGCGATTGAACTTTGCATCGCAGATTTTGCTACACAGTTATTGTACGGCCTTGGAGTCTAATCCAAGAAGGCGTGGGGAATGCAGAGTGTCCTAAGAAGGCACAGCAACTGCTTTGCTCTAGA includes these proteins:
- a CDS encoding amidohydrolase family protein; this encodes MAFHDNFVPGYFGAKLAGMGIAFSALVAFGQAVAPTDLGTPAPIVAITGGKLLTISHGVIENGTVVLSGGKIAAVGAASTVSIPSGAQIVDAKGMTVYPGLIDSETNLGLSEIEADEASNDLVETSEEIFPNMHVSDAFHAETERIPVDRINGITNAIVAPASDDTLPGQDIFIQLAGRDRDQMILAKDVALAMNFSGEQRRRGKDRKFPSTRMGLATQLRQTFIDAQAYAASKSEYQAKLEKWQKGEKKDYAPTPPKMDLKSEALLPYLRGERPVVLGAYESYEIEVAMQIAQEFHLKVVLNHVTHGQEILDKIAAYKVPVIVGPIYDFPSANERYDSVYTLPAELYKRGVKIAFSSAGSANSGSPGGFERNLPYAAGYAVAYGLPYDEALKAITLNPAEIWGVADKLGSLDVGKTANIVIANGDPLDVRTDVKQIYIEGHAIPMQSRQTKLRDEYSK
- a CDS encoding COX15/CtaA family protein, which translates into the protein MQSSIASQSVPAPRFLEPLAAPISDGIAPSLRKYAWFVLGWNITVVLWGAIVRATGSGAGCGNHWPLCNGEVFPTSPRIATMIEFTHRAMTGGATFTILALLIWTFRATKGRHLARITAVASTLLLLNEAFLGALLVKLGYVVNNQSLGRFIVLPIHLANTLLLLGALTLTAHFLSRDSGFMDGSVEYRYFGLTLIGLGSTIAVGVTGSLAALGDTLFPNATFAQDFAQSSPWILRLRWMHPAASLLAGIFVLGLIWASSARGSATNRQLANTVIGLLLFQFALGGLDVLLRAPTWMQILHLLGADVFWATLVVLTARLSVVPLGCPGSTCRLRAGR
- the lepB gene encoding signal peptidase I: MGAKLLNEKHSSRETFLDGIASVFSVLAVGLFALTFIFQNFMIPSSSMASTLLAGDHVVVEREALAPPSTWASFLPYREVRRGDVVVFYKPTEETNGEHIFLVKRVIGVPGDRLHLRNGTVYLNGVAQTEPQAAKPTFANYDPYINDFPAVAPSTEPGVTAVWSLMLPTYIEDGDVVVPPGKYFVMGDNRTKSMDSRYWGFVPRENIIGHPLFVYWSIVIPESGTEEVPLSQRAGASLHELIHFFDETRWTRTFHVIK